Genomic DNA from Bacteroides zhangwenhongii:
TCCAATATTTCTTTTACAGCTGTGTCATTATAAGAAATCAAACCTATTTCCTTACCTAACTCATATCCTTTCTTCTTTGCCAGTTTAATCAAGGATACATCATCCGTGTCATATCTACTAAAAGTAATATAAGCATTCCCTTTACGAAAATTTTTCTCTTCTACATTCGATTCTATAGAATATGGCAGTTCGCTTTTTACACAATAGTGCAGAAAACCATCAATTACTTGTTGTGCATGAATTGCTTCCGGACGCGCTATCAGAATCAGTTTTTCATATTTTTTCAACCGATCCTGCAACTGTAAAAGACTACAATAGATATCATAGCCATAATCTTGATAAATACAACTATAGTTACCACTCAATCCTTGTTGGTTATAATCTATGATTATTCTTTTTTCAGCCGGAATCAGGTTTAAAACATCTGTCACCTCTTCCTTCAAAAAAGTAGCTATAATATAATGCGTATAATTGCCCAAGTTTTCTTTAATGAGTTTCTCAAAAACTTTATAGTTATGATGATGAAAGTAAATGTCAATATCTCCCACATCCTTCAAAGATTTGAAGATAGAACGATAGATCTGTTCACGCATCACATTCATCTTATCCAATAATAGAAATACATGACAAGAATGGTTTATAGAGACCTTCTTTACAAAATACCCTTTTCTATAAATCGCTTCAATTACCCCCATCTCCAATAAGTAATTCAACCCTTTCAGCAGAGTCTCCTTACTCATGCGCAATTGTGTTTGTAGCTGGTTTAGTGAAGGTATTTGATCGCCTATCTGAAGTGTTCCATCTTCAATTAGTGAATTAATATAATCCACTAACTGAAGATACTTCATTCGTGAAGCAGGTTTCTTCTGTTCCGTTATATCAAGATTCTCGTTTTGCATTACGACCAAGATTAAATAAAATTTTAGCAAATATACTTAAATACCATGATAAAGCAAACTATTAGACAGACAAAATCTTATACCTTCTCCACACTCTCACAAGAACAATCTTTTATTCAAAATATATTGAGTTATTCATAACACTTTACTGCAAATAAAGCTGCTGGGATCAGGCCGGAAGGATGTTCCAGAACGATTCTGATCTCATCCGTAACCAACTTCTCTGGAAATATGATCTCATTTATCGATTGATGATTATCATTCTTCTCATAAATCAATTGATTTGCGCCATCATATATTCTATATTTCTCTACACAGAACGGCATTTTATTTTCCGGATGTGTCATTTGAACTGTTTCCATAGGCTGATCATAATCTGTATCAAAAAAGAGAGAGAGCTTCCCGACAGAAATAGCAGCATCCCATTTAATTGTCAAAGTCGGATTCGGATCTTTCAATTCTGCCACCCAAGCATTTGGTGATTGAACCGGACGGTCAATACCATTATTAATATTCGAAACAGAAAAAGCATAACAGTCTTTTTCTGTTCGAATAGCGATATTATATCCCTCTGGTCTCCGCTTCGGACACCAGAACTCAAATTCCTCTATTCCAATATCTTCTCGGGGAGTTTGTTTTCCAAAGTTGGAAACAGCTTCATTCACCGTATTAAATACAGACAAAATTCCAGTAATCCTTTCTTGAGTATATTGCAACTGCACCAAAGGATTTTTCTTGAAAACAAGAAAAACATATTGCTCCTCCGGCATCACTGTTCCAAAAACTAACTCTAACTGTTGTTTACCTTGATGCAAAGCTAGTATTTTAGTTTCCAGAACCACATCCGGAGTATGATTGAATGCTTTACTGCTAATACGAAGTTCCACTTCCAAAGCTGTTTCTTCAGAAGCGCAAAGATCAACTTGCACTTTTCCCAATACATCCCCTTTTTGTAAAGGAATCATTTGAGCTACAGACTCATCCAGCACCTGCATCTCCCCATCCGCCGGAAACCCCTTAAAATGGTACTCACTGGATGCAGTCAAAGTCGCTTTCGTTACCAAATTCTCTTCGTCCCTGATTATCATATCAGGGATATACTGCCCCATTCTTGATAATTTCTTTTGCAATTCAGATACTTTCCCTAAAGAATATACTTCTCTCGGAGAGATGTTTTCTTTCAGACACATCGTCGCAGCCATCGCAACAGCCTGAGCACTGTGTGCAGAAGTAGCCATTACACGGGTTGAACCGAAAGCAACATGCGATACACTAATAATTCTTCCTGCAAGAAATAGATTCTCAATTCCCCTGCTATAAAGACAACGGTAAGGAATCTGATATACCCCTTTCGAATGCCACTGATTACAAGCAGATTCCTCACCGAACACGCCGGCTGCCGGATGTAAATCAATACTCCATCCGCCATAAGAGACCGCATCTTCATGATGTCTTTGTTCTATGACATCTTGCTGAATCAGCATATAATCGCCTTCAAACCTTCTGCTCTCCCGTTTTCCGGGAATACAGCCTACCCATTCCAGCGTCATTGTCTCCGCTTCCGGATATTTGCCCGAGTTCTTGATATAATCCCAGGCTCCATAAATAACCTTCCACAGTTCCCATTTAATTTGTTCCGTATCATGTACCGTATCCAAGTCGCCGCCATATTCAACCCACCATAATTTACAACCATGTTCTTTCGCATTGAAACTACGAAATCGGGGAACAGTCTTCGTGACATCCATCGCATAAGAAGGAGCTACATATTTAACCGATTTGCCAGTATCTTTTGTGTAGAAATATAAACTGTGTCCCAAAAGCTCACCATAATCCTCATCCGGTGCAAACTTTTCGCCAAACTCCTCTCGGCTTTCAGCCCCCATACGATAAGGAGCCCCGGAAAGAAAACCGACAACACCATCACCAGAAGCATCACAAAACAAAGGAGCAGTTATTTCGTACATAGTACTGTTCTGGCTACAAAACCCTCTGACACTTTCTATTTTATGACCAGCACTCTTTTTTACCTCATACACGCAGGTATTCAGCAATAAAGTTATATTTGGTTCGCTTACCACCTTGTCAAGCATGACAGAATCAAAAATGATCGGATTTCCCTCCGGATTGCGGAACGTATTTTCCACCATAATTTCATCTATCACACCGCCTTCACGCGCCCAGCGATTATTATTTCCCATATGAGAAGTTGCTCCGAGCATCCACAACCTTATTTCGCTGGAACCATTCCCCCCCAATACCGGACGATCTTGTATAAGCACTACTTTCAGACCTTGACGAGCCGCAGTTATAGCAGCACAAACCCCTGAAATACCTCCGCCTACTATTACAAAATCAGCCTGAAGGGCATCCGTGTTAAACATTCTCACACTATTAAACTTATCAAGTACCATCTTCTCGTATCTAATTAATTTTACTTCTATTTTAGCTCTAAACCTACTTTTCTATCTGTATCACCTTACGCAACCGGATGTCGTCGGACGCACTTCCTACAAGCACTTCGTAACTTCCCGCATCATAATCAAAATCTTTCAATTCCGTCTTATAATAAGAGAAAGCATCCTTATCCAACGGTATTTCTATTTCTTGTACGGCATTTTTCCTAATAAAATGCTTGGCAAACCCTTTAAGCTCCTTATAAGGTCTTTCAACCTTCGGGTTTATAGGCCGAATATATACCTGTGCTGTTTCTGCTCCGTCATGCTTCCCTGTATTTTTTACAGTAAACCGGACCTTAACCGCCAAGTCTCTGCCTTTTTCCCTGTCTATACGTAAGTCAGAGTATTTAAACGTGGTATAAGACATTCCATAGCCGAAGGCAAATTGGGGTTTCGTTTCACTGACATCGTAATGTCTATACCCCATAAAAAGTCCCTCTTTATATTCTACCCGCTTATCACCATCCCTATCGTAATAATATGGATAGGCCGGATTATCTTCCCATTTCTTTTCAAAAGAGATAGGTAGTTTCCCACTGGGGTTTACCTTCCCAAACAGAATTTCAGCAACAGCCGTTCCACCCTCCTGACCGGCATACCACAAATGCAACAAAGAAGGAACTTTATCTATCCATTTTGACATATCCACATTTCCACCCGCATTCAGCAGCACAACCGTATTGGGATTGGCAGCCGTTATACACTGCACTAAACTGTCCTGATATTCGGGCAACTCGAAAGGACGATCATTACTTTCACGTTCACTACTTTCATTAAATCCAATGTTCACAATAGCCACATCAGATTTCCTGGCAATCTCTACAGCCTCATCAAAAAGCAATCTATCCTCTCTCCATCCAAAAGAAATATCAACAGGATGTACATTAGCAAAATATTCAAGGACAATAGGATATTCCTTCCCGGCCTCCAACGCCAATACAGTCTCACGAGTCGTTATTCCTTGGTCTCTCCACTCATTAATCACCATTTCCGTACCAATCTTCAAACGGAACCCATCGAACCCTCTGACTATGAACCGGTAATTAGCAGTCTTCTCCGGACGTACGACTCCACTCCATCGCATGGAACAGTGGTCATACGGAATGCCTTTATTTTCGGCAGCAATATGCCAGCCGTTACCTATATTAACAATCGTATCTATCACAGTTCTTGCCGGCGCTCCCTTTAAACGGATATTATCAAAGTATTCAGCTTTAAGTCCTTTAATCCGACTTCCCACTTCTGTAAAGAAAGTAGCATTAACCACTGTTTCTGTCAAGGTAGGTACTCCGGGTGCATACACAATCTGAAGATCCTGTCCGACATTCTTTAACCCATCCAATACTGAAACAGAATGAAACGGAAATGTATAAGAACTTCCACCTCCCGATATATAAGAGTTTGCATTAGGACCAATCACAGCAACAGACTTCACTTTTGAAGGATTCAATGGAAGTAGGCCATTCTCATTCTTCAATAATACAATACCTTCTCTAGCCAACTCCAATGCCACTTTTGCCGCTTCCGGGTTATTGTATGGAATAGAACTATCCAACTGTTCATTATCAAAAAAACCGAACCGGAACATTATTCTCAGAATTCTCTTCACTTTCTCATCAATAGTCGCTTCCTTCACTTTCCCAGCTTTTATCGCAGGAATCAGATTCTCCTTATTCATCCACTTGGCACGCGGCATTTCCAAGTCCAAGCCACCATTAACCGCCCCCACAGCGTCATAAGTAGCCGACCAGTCACTCATTACAATCCCGTCAAATCCCCATTGTTTTCTCAACACCTGATTGTTCAGATAATCATTCTGCGTGGCATGCACTCCATTTACCGGATTATAACTGTCCATAACAGCACCTGCCCCCGCTTTCTGAATGGCGGCTTTATAGACAGGCAGATAAATTTCATGTAACACCCGTTCATCAATATCACTGCTTACATTGTTCCTGTCCCACTCCTGATTGTTCGCAGCGTAATGTTTCAGAGTTGCCACTACTTTCTGATCCTGCAATCCTTTTACATAGCCTATGGCTACCTGAGAGTTCAAATATGGATCTTCCGTGAAATACTCAAAATTTCTTCCGCACAAAGGAGAACGCACGATATTC
This window encodes:
- a CDS encoding beta-glucosidase, which translates into the protein MMKHLVIVGILSCFSMGGFAQIYKDKTAPVEDRTNDLLHRMTLEEKLDYIGGYKGFYIRGIERLGVPEIKLTDGPVGTHKDGKSTAYPAGVLTASTWNRELVYELGKQLGRDSKARGVHILLGPGVNIVRSPLCGRNFEYFTEDPYLNSQVAIGYVKGLQDQKVVATLKHYAANNQEWDRNNVSSDIDERVLHEIYLPVYKAAIQKAGAGAVMDSYNPVNGVHATQNDYLNNQVLRKQWGFDGIVMSDWSATYDAVGAVNGGLDLEMPRAKWMNKENLIPAIKAGKVKEATIDEKVKRILRIMFRFGFFDNEQLDSSIPYNNPEAAKVALELAREGIVLLKNENGLLPLNPSKVKSVAVIGPNANSYISGGGSSYTFPFHSVSVLDGLKNVGQDLQIVYAPGVPTLTETVVNATFFTEVGSRIKGLKAEYFDNIRLKGAPARTVIDTIVNIGNGWHIAAENKGIPYDHCSMRWSGVVRPEKTANYRFIVRGFDGFRLKIGTEMVINEWRDQGITTRETVLALEAGKEYPIVLEYFANVHPVDISFGWREDRLLFDEAVEIARKSDVAIVNIGFNESSERESNDRPFELPEYQDSLVQCITAANPNTVVLLNAGGNVDMSKWIDKVPSLLHLWYAGQEGGTAVAEILFGKVNPSGKLPISFEKKWEDNPAYPYYYDRDGDKRVEYKEGLFMGYRHYDVSETKPQFAFGYGMSYTTFKYSDLRIDREKGRDLAVKVRFTVKNTGKHDGAETAQVYIRPINPKVERPYKELKGFAKHFIRKNAVQEIEIPLDKDAFSYYKTELKDFDYDAGSYEVLVGSASDDIRLRKVIQIEK
- a CDS encoding FAD-dependent oxidoreductase, with the protein product MFNTDALQADFVIVGGGISGVCAAITAARQGLKVVLIQDRPVLGGNGSSEIRLWMLGATSHMGNNNRWAREGGVIDEIMVENTFRNPEGNPIIFDSVMLDKVVSEPNITLLLNTCVYEVKKSAGHKIESVRGFCSQNSTMYEITAPLFCDASGDGVVGFLSGAPYRMGAESREEFGEKFAPDEDYGELLGHSLYFYTKDTGKSVKYVAPSYAMDVTKTVPRFRSFNAKEHGCKLWWVEYGGDLDTVHDTEQIKWELWKVIYGAWDYIKNSGKYPEAETMTLEWVGCIPGKRESRRFEGDYMLIQQDVIEQRHHEDAVSYGGWSIDLHPAAGVFGEESACNQWHSKGVYQIPYRCLYSRGIENLFLAGRIISVSHVAFGSTRVMATSAHSAQAVAMAATMCLKENISPREVYSLGKVSELQKKLSRMGQYIPDMIIRDEENLVTKATLTASSEYHFKGFPADGEMQVLDESVAQMIPLQKGDVLGKVQVDLCASEETALEVELRISSKAFNHTPDVVLETKILALHQGKQQLELVFGTVMPEEQYVFLVFKKNPLVQLQYTQERITGILSVFNTVNEAVSNFGKQTPREDIGIEEFEFWCPKRRPEGYNIAIRTEKDCYAFSVSNINNGIDRPVQSPNAWVAELKDPNPTLTIKWDAAISVGKLSLFFDTDYDQPMETVQMTHPENKMPFCVEKYRIYDGANQLIYEKNDNHQSINEIIFPEKLVTDEIRIVLEHPSGLIPAALFAVKCYE
- a CDS encoding GntR family transcriptional regulator is translated as MQNENLDITEQKKPASRMKYLQLVDYINSLIEDGTLQIGDQIPSLNQLQTQLRMSKETLLKGLNYLLEMGVIEAIYRKGYFVKKVSINHSCHVFLLLDKMNVMREQIYRSIFKSLKDVGDIDIYFHHHNYKVFEKLIKENLGNYTHYIIATFLKEEVTDVLNLIPAEKRIIIDYNQQGLSGNYSCIYQDYGYDIYCSLLQLQDRLKKYEKLILIARPEAIHAQQVIDGFLHYCVKSELPYSIESNVEEKNFRKGNAYITFSRYDTDDVSLIKLAKKKGYELGKEIGLISYNDTAVKEILEGGITVISTDFEMMGKAAASVILNKNVIYKRNPTKVIIRNSL